From one Humulus lupulus chromosome 8, drHumLupu1.1, whole genome shotgun sequence genomic stretch:
- the LOC133798245 gene encoding uncharacterized protein LOC133798245 isoform X1 codes for MPFDASCYFRSCAKQSLTVAIISPCNPPTVSSSVHTRNCVETERHRSELAKVGVELEPWEKQLIEHKGKLEVASTENKLLSEKEAARAAFEDAEKQMEDILGAIETKALEADKVEQVRVLMMYREGLSRDGGWARGWLVGFTTSWRQQEQTRSIGSS; via the exons ATGCCCTTCGACGCCTCTTGCTATTTCAGAAGCTGTGCCAAACAATCCTTGACGGTGGCCATAATATCTCCCTGCAATCCACCAACAGTCTCCTCCAGTGTCCACACAAGAAACTGCG TTGAAACAGAGAGACACCGCTCCGAGCTTGCAAAAGTTGGTGTTGAATTGGAACCTTGGGAAAAACAACTTATTGAGCACAAGGGAAAACTTGAAGTTGCATCTACCGAGAATAAGCTTTTGAGTGAAAAG GAAGCTGCTCGTGCAGCTTTTGAAGATGCGGAAAAGCAGATGGAAGACATATTGGGAGCTATTGAAACAAAAGCATTGGAAGCTGATAAAGTGGAACAAGTTCGTGTTTTAATGATGTACAGGGAGGGGCTCAGCAGGGACGGTGGCTGGGCGCGGGGCTGGCTGGTGGGGTTCACAACTTCATGGCGGCAGCAG GAGCAAACTCGAAGCATTGGAAGCTCATAA
- the LOC133798245 gene encoding uncharacterized protein LOC133798245 isoform X2 — protein sequence MPFDASCYFRSCAKQSLTVAIISPCNPPTVSSSVHTRNCVETERHRSELAKVGVELEPWEKQLIEHKGKLEVASTENKLLSEKEAARAAFEDAEKQMEDILGAIETKALEADKVEQVRVLMMYREGLSRDGGWARGWLVGFTTSWRQQ from the exons ATGCCCTTCGACGCCTCTTGCTATTTCAGAAGCTGTGCCAAACAATCCTTGACGGTGGCCATAATATCTCCCTGCAATCCACCAACAGTCTCCTCCAGTGTCCACACAAGAAACTGCG TTGAAACAGAGAGACACCGCTCCGAGCTTGCAAAAGTTGGTGTTGAATTGGAACCTTGGGAAAAACAACTTATTGAGCACAAGGGAAAACTTGAAGTTGCATCTACCGAGAATAAGCTTTTGAGTGAAAAG GAAGCTGCTCGTGCAGCTTTTGAAGATGCGGAAAAGCAGATGGAAGACATATTGGGAGCTATTGAAACAAAAGCATTGGAAGCTGATAAAGTGGAACAAGTTCGTGTTTTAATGATGTACAGGGAGGGGCTCAGCAGGGACGGTGGCTGGGCGCGGGGCTGGCTGGTGGGGTTCACAACTTCATGGCGGCAGCAG TGA